A window from Solanum stenotomum isolate F172 chromosome 7, ASM1918654v1, whole genome shotgun sequence encodes these proteins:
- the LOC125870581 gene encoding uncharacterized protein LOC125870581, with amino-acid sequence MDMGLELEVDLLKQNSADYASAKDLAIKEASDIVDVESIKHIVENQTLIGDVVGKTADDWKAQKELFYQKTGILHQPVKDSVDVVGEEHDKSQQEGAEEHDKSQQEVAEEQDKSQQEVAEEQDDNENFSKELEEVLLSAQNESNFEE; translated from the exons ATGGATATG GGATTGGAGCTTGAGGTGGATTTGCTCAAGCAAAACTCAGCAGATTATGCAAGTGCGAAAGATCTTGCTATTAAAG aggCTAGTGACATTGTGGATGTAGAAAGTATAAAGCACATAGTAGAAAACCAGACATTGATAGGAGACGTGGTCGGGAAGACTGCTGATGACTGGAAAGCTCAGAaggaattattttatcaaaaaacagGCATTCTTCATCAGCCTGTGAAAGACTCAGTTGATGTTGTTGGAGAAGAGCATGATAAGTCCCAACAAGAAGGGGCTGAAGAGCATGATAAGTCCCAACAAGAAGTGGCTGAAGAGCAGGATAAGTCCCAACAAGAAGTGGCTGAAGAGCAGGATGACAATGAAAACTTCAGTAAGGAACTTGAAGAAGTATTATTGTCTGCACAGAACGAATCTAACTTCGAAGAATAG